The Porphyromonas sp. oral taxon 275 DNA window GTAATTGAGGATTACAGCTACATTTGACTTGTGTATTTCAGGTTTATGCTCTGCCAGCTCTCGGTAGATCTGTAGCGCCTCTTCGCAGCAAGCTCGAGCTTGCTGGCCTTCATTGCACTCGACAAGCAGAGTTCCTAAATCATATAAGGTGAAGGCCAAGTCTTCTCGAAACCAGTCCTTACCCTTACCGATCAAGGCTCGGAGTTCCTCTATCGCCTTTTCGTAGTGGATTTGGGCCTTATCGTAGTTCTTTGTACGCCTAAGGAAAGCAGCATAATCGAGGTGCTCCTGCCGATCTGGGTTCAAGGCCATCAGACGCTCGTAGAATCCACCGACCTCCTCTAAGGAGAACTGGAGTTGAGCCGCCCTGATCAGTGACCAGAGGAGCAACTTCTCTCGTTCCTGCACTTCCTCTTGGTACATTTCGTAGAAGGCTGTCAGGCTTAGCCAGCTATCCTCGACGAGCACATCCTTAGCAGCCTCAATAGGCTGTGCGATATAGCTAAATCCATCCCCTCTCCACATCTCAGCTTCTTGGCCTAGAGCGTCGGCGAACTCAAAGCGGAGCCGCACAATATCTTGGATCAGGCTCTTGGCTTCCTCCGAGGGGATGCGTCCCTTACGTAGCAGCTCCTCGAGGGCTGCCTCCGTAGACTCTTGCCCTTCGTCGAAGGAAAGCTCCTTGAGGAGTGCTTGGATGTCCTGCGAAGTCATCTTGAGGCTTTCCTTCCGATCCATCCAGCCGTGGAATACCTCATCTAGCCTATAAATATCGCTGTAGGAGGGTTCAGTATCCTTATCTTCTACCATTGTTCTAAAGGGAGCCATTATATACTAATTACAAGGGTTCGATACCTCAAAGGTAATATCTTCCCCCTAATGAGGAGTGAGAGCATACATCTAGGACAAGTAGCTTCCCACCCCGCACTCCCGAGCCAACCGATAGGCCAAGCCAAGAGAACAAGGCCTATCAGCACAGGACACGATCATGGGGTAAAGGGAGCTAAGGGGTATCAGTCAGCTCGCCAAGGGACGTCAGTCAGGAGCGCGAGGGATAGCAGTCAGCTAGCTGAGGGATATCCCCGCGCGAAGCTGGAAGGAAGCTATCGCCTCGTGCTAACTTCCTCGCGCATTCCGCTCGGAGGACTTCGGACAAGCCTTGCAGCCGTCTATGCTTGGGCAACCCATCCGAGCAAGGACAGGCGCAGCGCAAAGCAAGGGCACCCTGCGCTATTATAGGCTAAGCTCTCGCAAAGGGTTAGCCCCTTTCCGCCCGGCCTACATTATGCGGCACTGCCAGAAGCTAGATACATAAGAAAGGCCTCGCCCCTGAGCCGTACAGCTCAGGGGCGAGGCCGTATTGTATGAGGACTGGTGCGGGGGCGCTAGTCGAGGACGTGACGCTCGGCATGATAGGAGGAGCGCACCAGCGGGCCACTCTCGATATGCCTTAGGCCCTTCTCCAGCCCAAG harbors:
- a CDS encoding tetratricopeptide repeat protein, yielding MVEDKDTEPSYSDIYRLDEVFHGWMDRKESLKMTSQDIQALLKELSFDEGQESTEAALEELLRKGRIPSEEAKSLIQDIVRLRFEFADALGQEAEMWRGDGFSYIAQPIEAAKDVLVEDSWLSLTAFYEMYQEEVQEREKLLLWSLIRAAQLQFSLEEVGGFYERLMALNPDRQEHLDYAAFLRRTKNYDKAQIHYEKAIEELRALIGKGKDWFREDLAFTLYDLGTLLVECNEGQQARACCEEALQIYRELAEHKPEIHKSNVAVILNYMALLPKEDSECKQV